The following proteins come from a genomic window of Anabas testudineus chromosome 3, fAnaTes1.2, whole genome shotgun sequence:
- the LOC113174557 gene encoding cocaine- and amphetamine-regulated transcript protein-like, with product MLPRTGTMQSSRLLSGTLLCALLLLSSTAGAEVLDSESEEELSPRALRDFYPKGPNLTSEKQLLGALQEVLEKLQAKRLPMWEKKFGQVPTCDVGEQCAVRKGARIGKMCDCPRGAFCNFFLLKCL from the exons ATGCTGCCGCGCACCGGGACCATGCAGAGCTCCAGGCTGCTCAGCGGGACGCTCCTCTgcgcactgctgctgctctccagcACCGCTGGAGCCGAAGTGTTGGACAGTGAGTCCGAGGAGGAGCTGAGCCCCAGAGCTCTGCGGGACTTCTATCCAAAAGGTCCGAACCTGACCAGTGAGAAGCAGCTG CTTGGAGCTCTCCAAGAGGTTCTTGAAAAGCTGCAGGCTAAGCGACTGCCTATGTGGGAGAAGAAATTTGGACAAGTCCCCACG tgtgatGTCGGGGAGCAGTGCGCGGTGAGGAAAGGCGCACGGATCGGGAAGATGTGCGACTGTCCCCGTGGAGCTTTCTGCAACTTTTTCCTGCTGAAGTGCTTATGA